The following is a genomic window from Neodiprion lecontei isolate iyNeoLeco1 chromosome 4, iyNeoLeco1.1, whole genome shotgun sequence.
AGACGGTACTTCTGCTAACAATTTCATTCGCATGGACAGACAGAAATTCCATTAAAGAGCGTCCGACCCGGATTTCAAGTTTCGCGTGGCAACTGGCCCAACTCTAAGGAATCAGGAGCCACAGACCATGAACCGGGAACAGGGATCCTCGTAACGGGCTTACAACGTGTGTCTGTGTAAGTTCCCGTATTACTCTGTATGACGTCGCAACTCTCCGTGCCGCTTGGACTAGTTTTAGTTTAGTTGAGTTCAGCTTAGCTTACCGAGATTGTCACCTAAATCCACAAGTTTCCCTTACCCTGTGTGTACAATGTGTACAATACACATACGTGCACGCGTTCAACCACTGCCGTACAGATAGTCTCGACTACTCGTACGATCCTACCGTCATGAAGTGCTACAAGGAGACACGCGTATGGTTTGCCTAAAGGGTTGATCACTTTGTACGCTTACAACTCGTTTGCAATATCACTCTTGGCTCTGATTTGATCCAATTCAATTCTAATTTCGTCTCTATCTAATCGGATGGAAATATACCATAATTTCTAGATCTGATTAGTTCTAAACAGATCTAACAATATGTAATGTACAGATTTCAGTAGATCTGTATACACATAATTAGATCTAAATATGTCTAATCAGATCTACAAATTATATAAGGTGAGATCAAAATGGATATAGACAAAAGCCGGATTTAATTAGATCTAATTATATCAAATCGTATCAATTCATTCTTGCCCGGGAGAAAATAGTACATCATgtaacaaagaaataaaatcgaagATTACCTGAGAGAATAACCGACTTTTCCTACTGTGTTACACATAGGAATTTATTACTGACACAACTCTGGTCACATTATTTACTTAAAAGTGTTTTCCTTTAATGTGCAAGTGTGATCTATTAGTCTGAAAACTATAATATGATTGAAACTTTATAATAATACAGAGAGATATAGTTCAAAacggaaaaggaaaagaggaaaccagaaaaactgaaaaattgatatgcGCCGATTTGGATTTGTAAGGTCACCATTATCACGGTGACGGTTTATAAGGTGAAATATAAGGTCATGTAAATGCGGGAGGAACGCGCTATTTTTTCCCACAGATGAGGGAAAAAGGTAAAGAAGGAATAATATGCCATTATCATCCCGCTTTTCAGGTCAAAAAAGTGAATATTATGGCTGAATCGGGAATAAACGAATTCTGCTCATGATCTtctcaaataaatattcgtcGTTCAATTACGAAACGTACTGTCGCAACAACTGTGAGAACGAGAAGATCTGTTCAAGTATCATCTGGTCTTATCACTGTTAAATATTGCGTTAAAAAAGGGTAATGATAAGCTCGATTTAAACaggtttcgtattttttaacCACGTAAATTCGGCTTGGTCGCcgttttttttagaaaatgcAGTCAAAATTGTGattattgaccagaaaaataaaaagtccaAAGACTCTCGTCGTTTAGTATACCTATGTTACTATGTTTCAAGCGTAAATAAGTAAAGTATCCGGGAGGAGAATGCTTCGTTCATGATAttgtgaataatttgaatagaAGTTGAAATAACATGCCAAAAACAGATCGGCGATGCTGACTAACTTATattaaccaaaaaaaaatatgttcttCGAAACCGGTACAACGTATAATAGAATACTAAAGTATGGTATTGCAGTTTAAGTTAACATTTAAATTTAAGTACCTGGAGTATTTCGAAGTATATCCCTGAATATCCGGGAAAGCAATCGAGTTGATATTCCTGAATCAATCTGACGACTTGTCGTGGAACGATTTTGAAACGACATGCGGAGAATGAAATCGAACGGCGGAATTGGTTTCATTTGCGGAAAGCTACGTTAAGAACTAAGATTAATTGCGCGATGCAAAACAGTTTCAATGGCGGATAAGGAGCCGTCCATTTAGCCTTACGTAATATCTGGACAGCCcttaaaaaaatcgtaaaaatacCACTGTAAGTGTATCACTAACACCTTTCAGGCTTGTCGTGAAAAACGCGTAAACCTCCAATTCAATCACATAATTCTAGTATTAGTGGCattatttcaataatcaaCAATCACCCATATCGCAGCAACCAAATACACAATAATAACTAGAAGTTTGAGAGTCGTGAGAGATCGAAAAGCGGAATACGAATTGCTTCTACCTGTTAGATGGCTTCCAGTAAACTCGAAGTCGTCATCCTGGTCCCAGTGTTTCAGGCTCAAATTAGACAGCGACGTCGCATTGGCGAATTCCAGATTAGCGAAGTGCCAATCGAGTATCTGCCGATCCTTCGATGATAAATACACGTCACTGTAATATGAAAAACGACACattcataatatttttcaaaacagaTCACGTTCTTTCGCCTCGGTGTTGATTGTGACGAATTTCTCAAATTGAAACAGATAAtgctaaaaatttatttgagaaaacatttgaaacaataatttatgAGGATTCATCGCTCAGTATttcatcaaacagattatcaCAAAGTAAAATCTCATGTGAAATCAAAATCGATTAGCTGTAATTAATGCAATCATAACTACCTTGGCGGTGAGGCTTCAAGCTCTTGCAACTTTgcttcaatttctttttgcTGCTCGGCAAGTTGATCCCACTCCTGTAAATAGTAAAAGTCTAGTCATACGTGATTTTCTGACTCAAGTATGTCGTAAAATTTTAAAGATTGCTGATCAAAATTACCAGTTTATGCAAATATCATCATTAAATTTACAATGAAGCAAAActtatttcagaaaatgacGATTTTAAGACATACCTTGCAGGCGTTGTTAATATCACGCATTTTTGACCGAATGACAAATTCTTGCGTAATGTCACGTGATTGTGATTTGCTCTCCGACATTTCTTTATACTGTTTATTCAACTCTGCCAAACGTTCTTTGATCGCAATCATCTGGAAGAAATAATGGAAATTACTCGCACTATTCGATGTTTTCTGGCACAATTGTGTTATATAGCTTCATGTAATACTCACCCTGTGTTGATTTGAGATCAATCGACTCTGAAGTGAAAGCACAGAGCGCAAATGTGCAACCTGTCGTTGTTTGACTCCTTGCTCTTGTAGACGAATAACCCACTCCAATGCCTGTCCAAGAGATACAGGCCTCGTTGAAGCTGTTTGACCTTGTTGGTTAACTGCAGTGGCTACACCACCAACGTAATTAAAGTCGAGCTGATGAGACAAATACGATGTGGCCTCCAATAATCTGTTGAATTCTCGCTCAACCATCTCATCTTTGTCCTTCGGTACCTGAGAAATACAAATTACGATAACAGACTGTCGATCACCAAATAAACCTTTGTCTATCCTAAGAGTATATTATTAATAGAGATATTTGGAAGAGGCGTAATCAATCCAAATAATACTCTTGACTTACAGTTTGACCATCACTTTCATACAATGGACACTTTTGTCGGATTTTATGTAATTCCATGTTGATTTGCTTGCTAAGGGTAGTTACTGGGTTTCCACCAAGTCCCGTCACAACCATTGCTCCAAGATCCGCGATGTAAGAAGATTTTCTAAATGTTGCTATGCGCCCACCGACGCGATCCTGAATGAATACCAAAATATATTACTAAAGGCAACCTTTAGATATTTCTACGTTGCTTTTCAAAGAATATAATCGCATGAAAAGTAATTAACATGAGGAAACAGGATTGCTGCACTTCATCTGcatgtaaaaattgaattgctGGTTTATCGTAAGTAAGCTGATAATAAGATCAAGCCCGATAGATGAGCAGCTGTTAAactcgtcattttttttataaactcaCAGCAGTTGGATTGGATGTTTATTCATTATCGTGAATCGATACATACTAAAAATGGACTGGTAAAGCATTAGATTAACTGCATGTTACCACTATCCAATGGAGAAGTGCGAATTTTTGTCATTTGTAAGAATAAGAAAAGGTACtaattgataaaaagaaatagcAAACTCACCCGAGCCTCAAGCACAACAACTTCTAATCCGAATTGTTGCATTTGCTGGGCAGCAGCTAATCCGGCGATTCCAGCACCAATTACTATAACTTTACCCAATTTCTTCACCGGCAATGGCTGATACGAAAGAAAAGTCATAAcacaaataattgatgaaaagcgaattttatgtaaaatgCAGGTTACATTCAGATGATTTAACAAGACAACTTACCTTGAGCCGTTTAAAAACACCAAAATTAATGAAACCGTGGCGTTCGAGAAAAGCGTGAACTCTGCGAACAAGTATCGGATCACTGTTATATGGCGCTTCCACAGCCGGCAGAGCattttcgataattaattGCTGCTTAGGATTTTCAAGCCATAGCTGCAgctaaaatattaaaacatttaattattattttatgaagTGACGAGAGCTTCAATTTTGTAGCGGCAACAGAAAGGAAATAATTCTGAGTTACGGGTATTCTcagatattcaaatttactGATTTGGTGAAACAAATTAAAGAGAAGTGAGGGGCAATAGAGTTACACGTGACTAATGTAACAGAGAAATATAATTCGATGTTTAGAATGGATGAGACTAAATGAGCATAACTCACCAATCTATTCCTTATATGAAGAAATACTTTCTGAGTCTGCGGCGGTCCTCCAGATACGTCAAGGAAGCAGGCAGCCTCTGTTGAGGTCAGCTTTTCAAACGGCAGGCGACTTTGGAAAGCTGCGCCTTCCAGCCCAGTCAATAATTCTTTTACTGAAATCGGTATAGATTATTATGAAGATGTTTGAAACATTGTCAAATTCATGGTTCACATGCACAAAATTGCTGATGGTAAAAAGATATTCTTAAAAGGTGAAACGTGTGTTAAGTAGTAATTTTAGCAGCAGATGCCTACCGTGCGGATCTTCGTGATCACTATCCTGTTCGTCTTCCTCTTTAGCTTCGACTTTGGGTGCAGTTGACGTTTCTGACGTTTCCTTTTTCGGTTCAggcaagatttttttttctggcgTGCCAAGGCcagttttcgatttttcggaAGTATCGGATGCATTTTCATCATCAATTtgattgtatttttcttccatctcTCTGTACTCAACCTATAGAACGGTGTTGAAAACGTTATTGTTTAGCATTGTCTGGAAGtcaaataaatttgaacaatataGTATGAGAAGCCTTACACCTTATTAATGTAAGAACTTGATCAtctgtaaaaaatcattaactCTTGTACAACAttaagaatttcttcaaacatttGACAAAAATATGACATAACCTCACGTTCTCAACTGTTCTTATGAGTACAGCATCTGTTTGAAAGTTTCCCAGCATGATAATGATTccgaatatacaaatatttcgtATCAAATCTTCGCAAGTCACGATCCCAGTAAAAATTCTACTTTCACTTCAACGTTCAAGGAAAATGACAGGACGCTGGATACGCGATTAACCTCTATCGCAAAATGAGCGATAGCTTGTGATATTAAACGCAATGGTATTCAGCATCATTTTTAAGACTTACCTTCGCCTTCTTTCTTCGGCTCATTCTGCTAGTCCTTATTAAATACCTCGTTCACGTAAGGTCAGCGGAGACAAGTAATCCACACACTGAACGAGGGTTGTTTGTTTTGATCTCTCTCCAGTCCCGATCCACCGGCACGTTGCCAAACGTTGCGCTGCGCTGAGTAACGTCATCGATTGTCGTTCCTCTGGGAAGTCGATACCTCGCACGCAATAGTCGCAGTCAAAACTACgctcaaaattcaaatcaaaccCATGATCAAGAGTTGGGGAAAAAAGTTGACGGAACAATTTAAAAGCGGCGTTGACGTAAAGATGTATCGGGCTCTGTATCGAGCGCTTTCCttttacatcaattttctGATGCAAATCACTTGGTGTCGTATTGCGTCAGAAAACTGACGTAAAAGGTAAGCGCCCGCCTAACATATTCAGTACAGAGAGAAACCTTTCAGAGGTTTCTCTCTGCTTTCAGTATAGTCTTCAGTCAACGATCACACCTGGCCAAATTTTCGTGATCAAtactctgcgggtaagtggacCGAAGCTGTGTTGCGGATCCGGTAACTTTATCGGCAGGTACCGTTTAACAGGCAGTACTATAAAACATACCGCTGTCCGATTAAGATGACTGTCTTTAACAGTGTTCGGACAGTTCACATATATACCAACGTTCTCCGTTGATCTTTCAGGATCCCAGATCGAGCTGCAGATTGAGCTAAAGAGTTAagacaaaatataaattacctTCACTGTCAAGCCGATTTAAAGCGTAAGAACATCGCCTTGTCCTAATCATGTACCTAGGAATACCAAGAGTTTCGTGAGTAAATCTCCGCATCGCGCCGCAAATAGGCAACCAGAGCTACAGCTGTCGGATGTGAAATGTAACGTCGGTTGCCTATTTGCTGGCGTCGAGCAGCATACTTTTTACAAAACTCCCAATATTAGATTTATCTGTTTGCGATGGATACAATTACCGAAAAACTGAAGTAAGAAATTACTAAACAAATTGGGCGACACTGCGCAATATTCAAgagataaatttatttccacTATTCAATGGATTCTAGGTAATTAGGTTACACAAGTTGGGGAAAAACATTTATCTCTGAATTCAAATGTGAACTTCACGATCAAGCTAGACAATTTATTGACCCGTTGAATCTATGAACTTTGTTGAATAGTGATTTTCAGCTAATGAATATCTGATACATGACTTTTCAATTATGCGAGATGGATAAATCTGTGAATTccttcgtttatttttcacacataCTCAAATGGTCAGACTTTTTTCCTCACACACACTCATGCGATCATGTTAGATCATACATCTACGTCTATTTCAACAATCTGCAAACACGGGATGCGTTTTATTCGTCACCTTTTGAGAACGTGAGGCTTGTAAGAAGTGATTggtttctcaatttttctaatatttaccaaacggacagtttttttctgtttttgaaATCAGGTAAATAAAGCGCACCCGTAAAATATCTTTCTAAACCTAcaacgaaattcaaattaatataaattcaaTGGGGATTCAAACACACGATGACaatttaacgattttttaaCCGAAAAGAGACGCGTGtcgctgaaaaatatttacgttatTCTTTACGTCTCAAAgtgttgaatataatttttgtacgCACTACGGCTAGCACCTAGAACTTGTACGCGTTGCCAACAGCGGTATTCAACCttgaagaaatagaaaaataattataaaatcaccGCAAAGAAACACTGAAGAAATTGAACTCTTCAAGATCCTctgtcaattttttacttaaagTTATGAAACGAAATGATATTCTTTTTGCTACaaagtattgaaatttattcgcactgtgaaatatgaaaaatggttGATCTGTATAAATCTTCTCCGTATAAAACCTATGAAGTTCTCCAGAATATTGTTATTGATGCAAGTACAAACAgtgttgtaattattttacagcACGTATATCATGAAAGTAGATGTCGAGGTGGACATATTGATATCCATTGCGATTTAACTCTGTACTGACTACTTGTAGACGTCAtgctatattatatatttatgtacaataACCTTCAAACGAGTTTTATTTATGGATGTGGAAGTGGTGCCAATGGGTAGGAGAATTCTAAGCAAAGCCAATTTAACTGCGCAAACCGAATTCCCGTAGTAGTTCATTTTTAGAAGGCGGGCGTGTAGAAATGTAATTTCACATTGTTTGTCAAGTGAGTTAAGATTTGTTATCGCGTACAATTCATCCGTTTTTTAAGGATTACCGGAATGAGTAGTGTTGAAATCTACTACAGCTGTGaacttttaatataattttaattggAATGTTTTCCGTAGAAAATGTCATGCCTTTTCTAATGGGGCTTCTTGAAATCATGCagtatatacattatacattatatacattatacacctACATACTTAATTTATCCGACGATGTGCGTCACGTACGTAACTCAGGCATTCATTTACAATACAAGTTAAGAAAACGAAAGTCGTCTCATGTCTTCACTTTACATGAACGTGCAGACCGTAAAAGCGACTGCAACTCCCCTATAGTTCGAACCTTGTTCTATTTGTGAATGGGATTTCAAGATTCGTTTCAAGTTTGTACCAGTAGTCCACCTCCATTTCGATAAGCTGCGTGTAGAACATTATAAAAATGACCAAATTTAACTGCATCAATGGTCGAAAAAAATGGTATggtataaagtaaaaaaaaaaaatatagctaAATTCCAGTATTACCTTCGATTTCAACTCAATACAagtattagaaattttttgtgcTGATTTGTGAGTACTCGTTGCAGAATTCAAAGTATGTTCCGTATCGACAGAGGTCACTCATCCAGTGCAGGAGTGAAAACGGTATTGACCAGCCTTTGccttcttattgttagaggAAACAATGACCTGTAAGGCAGCTGCAGCAAGTTTTAAGCCAACTATCTGGAATTAAATTAGCTTATTCATAAAATCACATGCTACATGgtatgaaaatgaataattatggACTGCTGCAAACGACAGGTGGTCGTTGATATTATACCGATAGCTGCAATCGAAAGTATAACACGCGTCACAATCTCGGAATGATACTTGGTAGGAAAAGTTTGCACGCTTAAGTCGCAAACGTAATGGTAAGCAGCCACTCTCTTGCGCGTGCAGTGATTCTATTTTTGTGTACTTACGCTTAGTCTCCATTAAGATAACGATACGTGCCCACCATATTGCAACAATACGATTCCTCTTCAATGCATTGTGCAACCGCGTTGCGCTGCGACGTTCCCACTGCAACAGGTACTCAAAAATTGCGAGAATAAAGCCGCTGGGTGGGTAGTCGAAAGGTGTTCGAATAGGATTTCCTGTTTTCACCTGTCTGCGAAGCCGGTCGGTCAATTCATTCGATATCACTTCTGAGAGCTATAATTAGAATGTTCTTTCTGCGAAATCATTACAAGCACGTGTGGTTTGATCGAGCCACAATATATTACGCTGCAACCGTCAACCACAACCGCAACTATTTGTCAATactttatatttatacgtttttCCCGCTATCCGTTAGTATCTATGAATTTATGAGAAACACTGCACCGTAATTTTATACAGTGGTAAAACTGAATCGTTTCAAAGTTAATTATCCgtgggaattattttttaattcgagTCAATTATTCGTGTCTTTTTCTACCAAGTCGCTGACAATTAGATTTATCGTTATACTGATACGCTAAAGTGACAAGTAGGCCATGGCTCAAGTTTACCCAAcattcgaaattttctcaatGGTTTACCTGTATAGCTGTCATTTATACACGCAATGATTAACTTTCGAAATCTGAAAGTAGGCCTCAAATTTTACTTCAGCCGATACATTTTGCATTGTGTCATGACGACTGTTCGTAAACAGCTGTGCCAAATGTAAGCAAGCATGACCTTAGTTATAGTGTAATTAACAATCGATCATAAATCTATGATCCGCCAACGGTACGTTATAACCACTTGTCTCTAGAGACAGAAAATACAGTCGACAAGGTGCGCGCCACGTGAAACGCCAACAGAGGCAAAACGCGACTTTGTtgtgtttcaagtttttcttctcatGCGATATACAGTCGTACCGTGAGCCAAGAATAATTGCAATAATAACTGCTTCATTGAAAAAAGCTGAATTACTGTACCACTACCACCGTGGCTGTTTTACGTGGGTAACATTTTTTGCGTACACGTTTGACGTGAATGACTGATGAGAATAATGTCGAAAGCCAGAAATTGCTTTGCAGAATGAGATGTgtgttgaataatatttaggtgaaaataaatcaaatgcAGCAGGTTTTTACGTACTTGAACAACGAGAAATGACATCATAAGCTTAAAAATTCGTAACTGCAGACCATTTTACTTctgaaaatgtaaattttattcgtgATTCGGTATTTAAGCATTACCGCGGTTCTAAACACTAACGTAGACTTAGACTGGTTTCGATACTTTTCTTTTGATTTCTATTCATTTAACACCCATAAAAATCTATTTCCGGATCAATTCAAATAGTTTTTTGGTGATCCAATATTTTCCAAGTCGTTCAGCACCATCGAAATCTTATACCCTTAATCAAGAAACCGAGACTTGAAGAACAGTTTCAGAAgcttttattttgtttatttcaaaggaaaaaaaataaagaaaacattgaCGTGTAAACAATTCTTTAGATTCTGAATAGGAAAATAATTagtatgaataataaattgaaattatttatttgataagTGCTCTCGTATATTTAAAAGGTTGTTCTTTCAGATTTCAGAACCTTTCcacacatttgaaaattattaaacaagtACGGAGTTATGAAAATCCACTGGAACTTCGTTTTATTAGTGcagtttgattaaaatttaaatgccaaattaaaaaaagtgcTTCGGAACCACTTAGCCTTGacatatgaaatttttgaaaagggGATTCTCTTTGTGTTGATGAGAACCATCCGTTCAAAACGTAGAAAAACATATGTACAAGTAGTAGTAGAACTCGTACATCCAGCTCAAAGATGtaggaaaatgttttcaagACGACGTGCGATTGAATTAAGCCTCACGTGCGATGGAGCAAGGGCGTCGTACAAACGCACGTGCTATGAGAAAACGGGTCGTTCAACTACGAGATTCCCATTCAAGACACATGTTAATCATCCGAACCGCAGCATCGACGTTCTAAGCTGCAATTACATCTCACCACGTGATGAGCGAATAACCCCACGTGTAATACGAAATGCATGATGAAGTTTGATTGACAGATTACAGTAGCTTCGACGACCGAAGTCGCACTATTATTTTCCAGTTAAGTAATTATTCCATACCATTTAACGATTTTGGAGAAAATATGGTTAATTTAGTTCAAgttgtttttctcatttattctgATATTCCCGAATTAACTAATCCGACAGTTATTTCAGACTTGAACGTATCGTTTATTCGGCTCGGTTTGCGTCTTTCGATTTTCGTAGCTTTCCTCCTACCTCTAAACGccacacatacatatactcACTATCAAATTATCTATGAAAACATATCATACATAATGCAACTATTTGATGCGACCCGAGCCGCTTAGCTGGACAGATTCCAAGACAATGATCAATGAATCACTTGTTGTTAAGCTATGCTAATGTATAGACTCCGCAAATTGCGGAGTACATATCAGGTAAGTGCAGCGCCTACTGTTTACGGATGATTGTTTGTCCGATTTGAGATTCCTTTACAATGTTTGCTTATTCGTGGAAAATATAAACCGGCTGAGAACGGGGATTccgattttttcaacaaattctaagaaagaaagaaacctGTACTCAAATGCAGACGCGTCTTGGATCTCGAACTTGTAACCAGTTATCACCTTGTGtcaattattgaaaacgaGTATTGTATTTCATGACAATTTCAGAACCGTAACATATAAAATAGTGTAACACTGCCTTTACATCGGATTCATTGAATTGTTGTAATAAGTATTTTCAGAACTGTTTCAGAACGACGGAAAGTATGATAAAGAATCCGTCAAACTCTACCGTATctatctttctttttgtttcttgtgtATCTGTTTTGTTAAGCCATTTATCACTACCAGAATATTTCATTACACCTGTCTCCGTCTCATATGTATTGGCTACACTATCCAAACGTACGAACGCAGCTGCCAAGAATTCACCTGTAAGCACGTATGACGTATGCGAAGGTCCAAGAAAAAGACAACTAATGATGCTCTCAAGGGGATTTCCCGTCTACCGTCCGACGTGAAAATGATTAAACTAATTCATTAGCCTTTCACGTCGTATCTTGACCACAAATACTCGTTTGAATTTCGTTGAAACTTTaacgtattttcattttgcaagATCAATTACTATAATAACCTGCTTTtattgaatcttggtgatcggtcaattatgtaaacgtattttttgttaacgtttcggcccggatatgggcccttctcagaacgatttatttatttaactgtcaagaacaacataaattttttataagaaaagtacaatcagacattaaatactgtagatgtaatactcttagggctattatatattacaggTTAGTGAGTacattttgattaattgaaaagaagATAGACTTaaagtgttatttacctttttataGTAAGCGGACTAAGATACAGTCGAATtcataaattacaatttgtgGAGACGATGTTCTTTGAGAAACGGTAGTCATTGTCGGCTCCTCTGGTTGTTTAACGTGTAGGAGTTACAAGTTGGAGATTAGCGGTTTGTAGATAttacttaaatgttcaacatcttgtctaagGTTAACGGAATTAGAATTGTAGGACACACTAATTGTAGGACACACTAATTCCGTTAACcttagacaagatgttgaacatttaagtaatatttacaaaccgctAATCCCCGCCCACACACCacatattgtttaaccttaatTAGACACATAAAATTAGTATCCCCATggcacagttttttttttttacataattttttttacataataattttttttgtttttttgtatatatgtttatatttggttcaccttcactctggatcatatttgtttctcccatcagtcgttattcacctgttgaccCAATCggttcaacaaaaaaaatttttgttagacATGGAGAACATAGTCATAAA
Proteins encoded in this region:
- the LOC107220624 gene encoding lysine-specific histone demethylase 1A, giving the protein MSRRKKAKVEYREMEEKYNQIDDENASDTSEKSKTGLGTPEKKILPEPKKETSETSTAPKVEAKEEDEQDSDHEDPHVKELLTGLEGAAFQSRLPFEKLTSTEAACFLDVSGGPPQTQKVFLHIRNRLLQLWLENPKQQLIIENALPAVEAPYNSDPILVRRVHAFLERHGFINFGVFKRLKPLPVKKLGKVIVIGAGIAGLAAAQQMQQFGLEVVVLEARDRVGGRIATFRKSSYIADLGAMVVTGLGGNPVTTLSKQINMELHKIRQKCPLYESDGQTVPKDKDEMVEREFNRLLEATSYLSHQLDFNYVGGVATAVNQQGQTASTRPVSLGQALEWVIRLQEQGVKQRQVAHLRSVLSLQSRLISNQHRMIAIKERLAELNKQYKEMSESKSQSRDITQEFVIRSKMRDINNACKEWDQLAEQQKEIEAKLQELEASPPSDVYLSSKDRQILDWHFANLEFANATSLSNLSLKHWDQDDDFEFTGSHLTVRNGYSCVPVALSEGLDIRLNTAVRAVRYGPNGVEVWAAPSRSPHTAHTVHKADAVLVTLPLGVLKASAQPSAVAFNPPLPDWKSQAIQRLGFGNLNKVVLCFERIFWDPTANLFGHVGSTTASRGELFLFWNLYKAPVLLALVAGEAACVMENVSDDVIVGRCIAVLKGIFGNQVVPQPRESVVTRWRADPWARGSYSFVAVGSSGSDYDLLAAPVTPPAPPNHPPGAPPLQPRLFFAGEHTIRNYPATVHGAFLSGLREGGRIADQLTGCPYAPLTQPTPVVSTAGIVTTSSAAPGGTP